Proteins from a single region of Amycolatopsis sp. CA-230715:
- a CDS encoding replication-relaxation family protein, producing MITTTTRQHTLRGHLPGRHTARAASSVDHQAMLASRLTTRDKWLLALLHEHRVLTTPQIQDAAFPSGRSARQRLRDLYLWRAISRFQPFQQLGSAPMHYVLGPAGAAVLAAEHGLEVKELGYRHDRAMGIAHNQRLAHTVGVNDFVTSLIARARYTRSAEAVVAWWSESRCARHFGDLVIPDAYGRWRTGAGPSAGEVEWFLEFDTGTESLTKVGRKLGGYARLAESTGIATPVLVWLPTTRREAGARTALARVHTDLDAPRAVPVATAAADLLDPTGAHPSPGEAVWLPLTSARADRGGPRYSLADLADAWPGLAPPADPTTAEDNEGATGDAAAASPYRLPPPSPIPPRATPNRVARGEH from the coding sequence GTGATCACTACGACCACCCGCCAGCACACCCTGCGCGGCCACCTGCCCGGCCGCCACACCGCCCGCGCCGCCAGCTCAGTCGATCACCAGGCCATGCTTGCCTCCCGCCTGACCACCCGCGACAAGTGGCTGCTGGCCCTGTTGCACGAGCACCGGGTCCTGACCACGCCGCAGATCCAGGACGCGGCGTTCCCCTCGGGCCGTTCGGCGCGCCAACGGCTGCGCGATCTCTACCTCTGGCGCGCGATCTCCCGATTCCAGCCGTTCCAGCAGCTCGGTTCCGCGCCGATGCACTACGTCCTGGGCCCCGCGGGAGCCGCGGTGCTCGCCGCCGAGCACGGCTTGGAAGTCAAGGAACTCGGCTATCGGCACGACCGTGCTATGGGTATCGCGCATAACCAGCGTCTCGCGCACACCGTCGGGGTGAACGACTTCGTCACCTCGCTCATCGCCCGCGCCCGCTACACGCGGAGCGCCGAGGCGGTGGTGGCGTGGTGGTCGGAATCCCGCTGTGCCCGGCATTTCGGCGACCTGGTCATCCCGGATGCCTACGGCCGCTGGCGTACCGGGGCCGGGCCCAGCGCGGGGGAGGTGGAGTGGTTCCTCGAGTTCGACACCGGCACCGAATCGCTGACCAAGGTCGGGCGCAAACTCGGCGGGTACGCGCGGCTGGCCGAGTCCACCGGCATCGCGACGCCGGTGCTGGTGTGGCTGCCCACCACCCGCCGCGAAGCAGGGGCCCGTACCGCCCTGGCCCGGGTACACACCGACCTCGACGCCCCTCGGGCGGTGCCGGTGGCCACCGCGGCGGCCGACCTGCTCGACCCCACAGGGGCACACCCGAGCCCGGGCGAGGCGGTGTGGCTTCCGCTCACCTCGGCACGCGCCGACCGCGGCGGCCCCCGGTACAGCCTCGCCGACCTCGCCGACGCCTGGCCCGGCCTGGCCCCGCCGGCCGACCCCACCACGGCTGAGGACAACGAGGGCGCGACCGGTGACGCCGCGGCGGCCTCGCCCTATCGGCTGCCGCCGCCGAGTCCGATCCCGCCGCGGGCCACGCCGAACCGCGTCGCTCGCGGCGAGCACTGA
- a CDS encoding C40 family peptidase, whose amino-acid sequence MGCKLAIGVAALILAIPLLIGAGFAGIVSSLFGSSSASGSLICTPEGAPTGTVSGLTVEQLGNAATIVAVGKQSGVPEPGWVVAIAAAMQESGLRNLPYGDRDSQGLFQQRPSMGWGSPQQVTTPSYAATKFFEHLTATPNWQKMSVNDAAQTVQGSGFPNAYAQHEDKARAIVAAVSGVRCQPAPTMPGTGDCNNIQAATPAAMTAINYGCGQRGLPYVWGGNGPQNGDNGFDCSGLTKAAYDAAGISLPRTADAQYRSGTRVRDGQPLLPGDLVYYGSPSNIRHVGLYIGNGKMLHAPTFGQPVRIDEYRYPADDYAGATRPAK is encoded by the coding sequence ATGGGATGCAAACTCGCGATCGGTGTCGCCGCCCTGATCCTCGCCATCCCGCTGCTCATCGGCGCCGGGTTCGCCGGCATCGTCAGCTCGCTGTTCGGCAGCAGCAGCGCGTCCGGTTCACTGATCTGCACGCCCGAGGGCGCGCCGACGGGCACGGTGTCGGGCTTGACCGTCGAGCAGCTGGGCAACGCGGCCACCATCGTGGCGGTCGGCAAACAAAGCGGCGTGCCCGAGCCGGGCTGGGTGGTCGCGATCGCCGCCGCGATGCAGGAATCCGGGCTGCGCAATCTGCCCTACGGCGACCGCGACAGCCAGGGGCTCTTCCAGCAACGGCCGTCGATGGGCTGGGGCAGCCCGCAACAAGTCACCACACCCAGCTACGCGGCGACGAAGTTCTTCGAGCACCTCACGGCCACGCCGAACTGGCAGAAGATGAGCGTCAACGACGCCGCGCAAACCGTGCAGGGATCGGGGTTCCCGAACGCCTACGCCCAGCACGAGGACAAGGCGCGCGCGATCGTCGCCGCCGTGTCCGGGGTGCGATGCCAACCGGCCCCCACGATGCCCGGAACCGGCGACTGCAACAACATCCAGGCCGCCACTCCCGCCGCGATGACCGCGATCAATTACGGGTGCGGGCAGCGGGGGCTGCCGTATGTGTGGGGCGGCAATGGCCCGCAGAATGGCGACAACGGATTCGACTGCTCGGGTTTGACCAAGGCCGCCTACGACGCGGCCGGGATCTCGCTGCCCCGCACAGCCGACGCCCAATACCGCTCCGGGACACGTGTCCGCGATGGACAGCCGCTCCTGCCTGGCGACCTTGTCTACTACGGTTCACCCTCGAACATCCGACACGTGGGCCTCTATATCGGCAACGGAAAAATGCTGCACGCCCCAACCTTTGGCCAACCCGTGCGAATCGACGAATACCGATATCCCGCTGACGATTATGCGGGCGCTACCCGACCTGCGAAATAA
- a CDS encoding type IV secretory system conjugative DNA transfer family protein: MAPRVAASPLMQNWVGEYLRDPGGTTTALLAAVGDWALVWGPIVVPCLALALAGGIAARRWWRRRRQAALQVDARRITVLAPPTVDPAGGAAVWSNLVGLLRPAWRRLWAGQPHLAMEYVFGEHGVTVQFWVPGVIPPSLVERAVEAAWPGSHTRTSPADSPFPALETGRRRITVGGQLRLARSEALPIRSSFDADPIRGLLGAPVGLGRDERACVQILARPVTGRRVARARRSARRVHQGSSGRVGGRILDAITPGANATRSGRTSDSRRISQDPQLSLEYSAQNKAIVGKQRGSQYETVVRYAVATDLPADAADELARRARDTARGRAHALAAAFAAYTEFNHYTRTRLRHPAHALAERRLDRGDLLSVPELAALAHLPTDAEIPGVERAGAKAVAPPPGIPAPGPGVTPLGQSDTGHARPVGLRVADARYHVHVIGATGSGKSTLLGNIILDDVDNDRGVVLIDPKGDLVTDVLNRLPRGAADRVVLFDADSRHRPPVLNPLEGGETDREVDNLVSVFRRVYSAFWGPRTDDLMRAACLTLRAQEGVPTLADLPKLLTSEAFRSRITAGLTDPVLSGFWEWYDELTDSSRSQVISPLMNKLRAFLLRPFVKEAIAGGRSTVDMSQVLDHAGICLVRIPKGSLGEETTRLVGSLVVARTWQATTARARVPQRLRPDAHTVIDECHNFLNLPYPMEDMLAESRAFRNGFILAHQHLGQLSRELKEGLSTNARSKVFFSASPEDARELARHTTPRLSDHDLSHLGVYHTATRLVVRGEETEPFTMTTTPMPDPIPGRAREIRSALRAQRRAHNAPSGGGTTAPRPGTSATSTAARPAPTTGRRVPPTRPPRTDPRRTRP, encoded by the coding sequence ATGGCTCCGCGCGTCGCGGCATCGCCGCTGATGCAGAACTGGGTGGGTGAGTACCTGCGCGACCCCGGCGGCACCACCACCGCCCTGCTCGCCGCCGTCGGCGACTGGGCCCTCGTCTGGGGGCCGATCGTCGTCCCCTGCCTCGCTTTGGCTCTGGCGGGCGGGATCGCGGCTCGCCGCTGGTGGCGCCGCCGCCGGCAGGCCGCGTTGCAGGTCGACGCTCGACGGATCACCGTGCTCGCCCCGCCCACGGTCGATCCCGCGGGGGGCGCCGCGGTGTGGTCCAACCTCGTCGGGTTGCTCCGTCCCGCCTGGCGGCGGTTGTGGGCCGGCCAGCCGCATCTGGCGATGGAGTACGTGTTCGGCGAGCACGGCGTCACCGTGCAGTTCTGGGTCCCCGGCGTCATTCCACCGTCCTTAGTGGAACGAGCGGTCGAGGCCGCCTGGCCCGGCTCGCACACCCGCACCAGCCCCGCCGACTCCCCCTTCCCCGCGCTGGAGACCGGGCGGCGGCGGATCACCGTCGGCGGGCAGCTGCGTCTCGCCCGTTCCGAAGCCCTGCCCATCCGCAGCAGCTTCGACGCTGACCCGATCCGCGGCCTGCTCGGCGCGCCGGTCGGGCTCGGCCGCGACGAACGCGCCTGCGTGCAGATCCTCGCCCGCCCGGTCACCGGCCGCCGCGTCGCCCGGGCCCGCCGCTCCGCCCGCCGCGTGCACCAGGGCTCCTCGGGCCGCGTCGGGGGCAGGATCCTCGACGCGATCACGCCCGGGGCCAACGCCACCCGCTCGGGACGCACGTCGGACTCGCGGCGGATCAGCCAGGACCCGCAGCTGTCACTGGAATACTCCGCGCAGAACAAGGCGATCGTGGGCAAACAACGCGGGAGCCAGTACGAGACCGTCGTGCGCTACGCCGTGGCCACCGACCTGCCCGCCGACGCCGCTGATGAGCTGGCGCGCCGGGCCCGGGACACCGCGCGCGGGCGCGCGCACGCGCTGGCCGCCGCGTTCGCCGCCTACACCGAGTTCAACCACTACACCCGGACCCGCCTGCGCCACCCCGCCCACGCGCTCGCCGAGCGGCGCCTCGACCGCGGCGACCTGCTGTCGGTACCGGAGCTGGCGGCACTCGCGCACCTGCCCACCGACGCCGAGATCCCCGGCGTCGAACGCGCCGGAGCGAAGGCCGTCGCCCCGCCACCCGGGATACCGGCCCCAGGGCCGGGCGTGACACCGCTGGGGCAATCCGACACCGGGCACGCCCGGCCGGTCGGCCTGCGGGTCGCCGACGCGCGCTACCACGTGCACGTGATCGGAGCGACCGGCTCCGGGAAATCCACTCTGTTGGGCAACATCATCCTCGACGACGTGGACAACGACCGCGGCGTCGTCCTGATCGACCCGAAAGGCGACCTGGTCACCGACGTGCTCAACCGGCTCCCGCGCGGCGCCGCGGACCGCGTGGTGCTCTTCGACGCCGACTCCCGGCACCGTCCGCCCGTCCTGAATCCCTTGGAGGGCGGGGAAACCGACCGCGAGGTCGACAACCTGGTCAGCGTGTTCCGGCGGGTCTATTCGGCGTTCTGGGGACCGCGCACCGACGACCTCATGCGCGCCGCCTGCCTGACCCTGCGCGCCCAAGAAGGCGTGCCCACGCTCGCCGACCTGCCGAAACTGCTGACCTCCGAGGCATTCCGGTCCCGTATCACCGCCGGCCTCACCGATCCTGTGCTCAGCGGGTTCTGGGAATGGTACGACGAGCTCACCGACAGCTCCCGCTCCCAAGTGATCTCACCCCTGATGAACAAACTCCGCGCATTCTTGTTGCGGCCCTTCGTGAAAGAAGCCATCGCCGGAGGACGGTCCACAGTGGACATGTCGCAGGTTCTCGACCACGCCGGCATCTGCCTGGTCCGCATCCCCAAAGGCTCGCTCGGAGAAGAGACGACGCGGCTGGTCGGGTCCCTGGTAGTGGCCCGCACCTGGCAGGCCACCACCGCCCGCGCCCGTGTCCCGCAGCGCCTGCGCCCCGACGCGCACACCGTGATCGACGAATGCCACAACTTCCTCAACCTGCCCTACCCCATGGAAGACATGCTGGCCGAATCCCGCGCGTTCCGGAACGGATTCATCCTCGCCCACCAACACCTCGGCCAGCTGTCGAGAGAACTGAAAGAGGGCCTGTCCACCAACGCGCGCAGCAAGGTCTTCTTCTCCGCCAGCCCCGAGGACGCCCGCGAACTCGCCCGCCACACCACACCCCGGCTCTCCGACCACGACCTGTCCCACCTCGGCGTCTACCACACCGCGACCCGCCTGGTCGTGCGCGGCGAGGAAACCGAACCCTTCACCATGACCACCACCCCGATGCCCGACCCCATTCCCGGACGAGCACGGGAAATCCGCTCCGCACTCCGGGCCCAGCGCCGGGCGCACAACGCCCCGAGCGGCGGCGGCACGACGGCACCCCGCCCCGGCACCTCTGCCACCTCCACCGCAGCACGGCCCGCGCCGACGACCGGACGGCGCGTACCGCCGACTCGGCCGCCCAGGACCGACCCCCGTCGCACCCGCCCCTAA
- a CDS encoding AAA family ATPase produces the protein MTTPATTPATGSTPAAPGAAPHRLRNGELRRMVAEQLAHDPAAALTPGAIATKLGRSSGAVGNAVATLESRGEAEKIGTNPVTYRATAKTADAAKTPTVAPRGTTATPAPPKPAPPPAPAPLVTDPVRRPNGQMYHPRKLSALSDVTALRRLREANVSALMYGPPGTGKTSVVEAAFDDLITIQGDSDTVTDDFVGSYTQTPDGRYEFAYGPLVTAMRDGRALFIDDATLIPPTVLAVVYPAMDGRRQIIIKTHKNEVVDAAPGFYVVAGHNPGVHGAVLTDALSSRFSVQVHVSTDYDLATQLKIDARAVRVARNLAQRQGKGEIGWAPQLRELIAFNRIADVLGIDAAAGNLVGIAPEEDRAVVAEAVRNVFGANLAPLSLGPQF, from the coding sequence ATGACCACGCCAGCCACGACTCCGGCCACGGGCAGCACGCCCGCCGCCCCGGGCGCGGCACCCCACCGACTGCGCAACGGCGAACTCCGCCGCATGGTGGCCGAACAACTCGCCCACGACCCCGCCGCCGCACTCACCCCCGGTGCCATCGCAACCAAACTCGGGCGGTCATCCGGCGCGGTCGGCAACGCGGTGGCGACCCTGGAATCGCGCGGGGAAGCCGAAAAGATCGGCACCAACCCGGTCACCTATCGCGCGACCGCGAAAACCGCCGACGCCGCCAAAACGCCAACGGTCGCCCCGCGCGGGACCACCGCCACCCCCGCACCGCCGAAACCCGCCCCGCCACCCGCCCCGGCCCCGTTGGTGACCGATCCCGTACGTCGCCCGAACGGGCAGATGTACCACCCGCGCAAGCTGTCCGCGCTCTCCGACGTCACCGCGCTACGGCGGTTGCGGGAAGCGAACGTGTCCGCGCTCATGTACGGCCCGCCCGGTACCGGGAAAACGTCGGTGGTGGAGGCCGCGTTCGACGACCTGATCACGATTCAGGGCGACAGCGACACCGTGACCGATGACTTCGTGGGGTCCTACACCCAAACCCCGGACGGTCGCTACGAGTTCGCCTACGGCCCGCTGGTGACCGCGATGCGTGACGGGCGGGCGTTGTTCATCGACGACGCCACCCTCATCCCGCCGACCGTGCTCGCGGTGGTGTACCCCGCGATGGACGGACGCCGCCAAATCATCATCAAAACCCACAAAAACGAGGTGGTGGACGCCGCGCCCGGGTTCTACGTCGTGGCCGGACACAACCCCGGGGTTCACGGTGCGGTGCTCACCGACGCGTTGTCGTCGCGGTTTTCCGTGCAGGTTCACGTGTCCACCGACTACGACCTCGCCACCCAGCTCAAGATCGACGCCCGGGCGGTGCGCGTGGCGCGCAACTTGGCCCAGCGGCAGGGGAAAGGTGAGATCGGGTGGGCGCCGCAATTGCGGGAGCTGATCGCGTTCAACCGCATCGCCGACGTACTCGGCATCGACGCCGCCGCCGGAAACCTGGTCGGCATCGCACCCGAGGAAGACCGCGCCGTGGTCGCCGAAGCCGTGCGCAACGTGTTCGGCGCGAACCTCGCCCCGTTGTCTCTCGGGCCGCAGTTCTAG
- a CDS encoding DUF6283 family protein: MSADSYRAHPCTRCPWRVDADLTLFSDEDMRKLAGANGSPGDEAPHSAPAMSCHLDQPGTAHPMRLCAGWLAVVGPHHLGIRMQVIAGELPEQALRPGPDWPELHAGLDHLVAERAKQNGCDGQTPGADR, encoded by the coding sequence GTGAGCGCTGATTCGTACCGAGCACATCCCTGCACACGGTGCCCGTGGCGAGTCGATGCCGACTTGACGCTGTTCAGCGACGAGGACATGCGCAAACTCGCAGGGGCCAATGGCTCACCCGGCGACGAGGCCCCGCACTCCGCCCCGGCGATGTCCTGCCACCTCGATCAGCCGGGAACCGCGCATCCGATGCGGCTGTGCGCTGGCTGGCTCGCCGTGGTCGGCCCGCATCACCTGGGCATCCGCATGCAGGTCATCGCGGGAGAGCTACCCGAACAGGCCCTGCGACCCGGGCCGGACTGGCCCGAGCTGCACGCGGGCCTCGACCACCTCGTAGCCGAACGCGCCAAGCAGAATGGTTGTGACGGCCAAACACCCGGGGCAGATAGATAG
- a CDS encoding VWA domain-containing protein has product MSTHVATPTATPTAVFPAAPAWLTLSAAFGDEVPAIADRDDLVITVAPGAGHGAPACFFPDFATIEVDGSHMDKGVDPATVEPHRVGDRKRYRTAWGLLTHECGHAKHSVWRVPDDAPPGAVAAADLLEETRMEAAQVRRRPGDRYWLRASAANLILADTKANDPVAAPQMTPQDAARSAALLLARVDEGILNRREVIRVERVVRDVLGTDTLAKLRTIWRAAHRTADDNATRMIELGRKWCETIGTDPNQPADTPDPNATNNANGNGNGAPSPLASAITSAAAAIGIGVATEPAPTDPVTQAMDARAADDNARQQAQRDANRVFGGVGTGRDRTARHIQGTRMPSTTERTAARQLARALTTAGNRDRTATKTRSTVPPGRLRMRGAMTADAQRAAGAMPTAEPFTRTTRATVPAPPLRLGIICDVTASMAAFTAPVASAAWILAHAARHTAVPADTATVTFGAGIVTPITRPGVTPSKVTEFGTRQGGHVIDTAINALDGALDLSRPTAARLLVIISDGMFEATTRNPGQKMLDRLRASGCAVLWLAPNTSAIDPMNGATVHTLTNPTTTARAIGQAATAALRATH; this is encoded by the coding sequence ATGAGCACCCACGTAGCCACACCCACCGCCACACCCACCGCCGTGTTTCCCGCCGCCCCCGCGTGGCTGACCCTGTCCGCCGCATTCGGTGACGAGGTCCCCGCGATCGCTGATCGCGACGACCTCGTGATCACTGTCGCCCCCGGGGCGGGGCACGGTGCCCCCGCGTGTTTCTTCCCCGACTTCGCCACGATCGAAGTCGATGGGTCCCATATGGATAAAGGAGTCGACCCCGCCACCGTCGAACCACACCGGGTCGGGGACCGCAAGCGGTACCGCACCGCATGGGGACTACTGACCCACGAATGCGGCCACGCCAAACATTCGGTGTGGCGCGTGCCCGACGACGCGCCCCCGGGCGCGGTCGCGGCGGCGGACCTACTGGAAGAGACCCGCATGGAAGCCGCGCAAGTGCGCCGCCGCCCGGGCGACCGGTACTGGCTGCGCGCCAGTGCCGCCAACCTCATCCTCGCCGACACCAAAGCCAACGACCCCGTCGCCGCACCGCAAATGACCCCGCAAGACGCTGCCCGCAGTGCCGCGCTGCTGCTGGCGCGCGTGGACGAGGGCATCCTCAACCGCCGCGAGGTCATCCGCGTCGAGCGCGTCGTGCGCGACGTTCTCGGCACCGACACCCTCGCGAAACTCCGCACAATCTGGCGCGCCGCGCACCGCACCGCCGACGACAACGCCACACGCATGATCGAACTCGGACGCAAATGGTGCGAAACCATCGGCACCGACCCCAACCAACCGGCCGACACCCCCGACCCCAACGCCACCAACAACGCGAACGGAAACGGGAACGGGGCACCGTCGCCGCTGGCGAGCGCGATCACCAGCGCCGCCGCCGCGATCGGTATCGGGGTCGCCACCGAACCCGCCCCCACCGACCCCGTCACGCAAGCGATGGACGCCCGCGCCGCCGACGACAACGCACGCCAGCAGGCGCAACGCGACGCGAACAGGGTCTTCGGCGGCGTCGGTACCGGACGTGACCGCACCGCCCGTCATATCCAGGGCACTCGCATGCCGAGTACAACCGAACGCACCGCGGCGCGGCAGCTCGCCCGTGCCTTGACCACCGCCGGGAACCGTGACCGCACGGCCACCAAAACGCGCTCGACGGTGCCCCCGGGGCGGTTGCGGATGCGGGGCGCGATGACCGCCGACGCCCAACGGGCGGCGGGCGCGATGCCCACCGCCGAACCGTTCACGCGCACTACGCGCGCCACCGTGCCCGCCCCGCCGCTGCGGCTCGGCATCATCTGCGACGTCACTGCCTCGATGGCCGCGTTCACCGCCCCGGTGGCCTCGGCGGCATGGATCCTCGCTCACGCCGCCCGGCACACCGCCGTACCCGCCGACACCGCCACCGTGACCTTCGGCGCGGGCATCGTTACCCCGATCACACGTCCCGGTGTCACCCCGTCGAAGGTGACCGAATTCGGTACCCGTCAGGGTGGGCACGTCATCGACACCGCGATCAACGCCCTCGACGGTGCCCTCGATTTGTCCCGCCCGACCGCCGCGCGCCTGCTGGTCATCATCTCCGACGGAATGTTCGAGGCCACAACCCGGAATCCCGGGCAGAAGATGCTCGACCGGTTGCGCGCCAGCGGATGCGCGGTGTTGTGGCTAGCGCCCAACACATCGGCAATCGACCCGATGAACGGCGCCACCGTGCACACCCTGACCAACCCCACCACCACCGCCCGCGCCATTGGGCAGGCCGCCACCGCCGCCTTGCGCGCCACCCACTGA
- a CDS encoding VirB4 family type IV secretion system protein has protein sequence MPRTRNHTTAARSGSAGAFTPDALSVAARHLEVGNEFVASFGVTGYPQEVYPGWLAPLLTYPARLDVSVHVQPVDPATAASGLRKQRAKLESSRRHNSRHDRLDDPDLDAAAEDAADLSRRIARGDGKLFKFGLYLTVHAPDEKALAEEVSALRSLCASLLLDAKPATYRALQGWVSTLPLGLDPLGLKRTFDTAAVSAAYPFTSPDLPPTDPTTSAPSGVLYGYNVGSSGLVHWDRFACDNYNSVVLGRSGAGKSYLVKLETLRSLYRSLGDDKSDRAGNGVQAFVVDPEDEYARLASRVGGTYVHLGAGGVRLNPFDLPVHTDARGRHTAPQDALKRRSLFLHTVLAVLFGAEITAAERAVLDTAITTTYHHAGITDDTRTWTRPAPLLRDLRDVLAVSGGGGDAVAADLAARLHPFVDGSFADLFDGPTTATPDGHLVVFSLRDLPDELCAIGTLLVLDAVWRRVSNPAFRRPRLVVVDEAWLLMQQPEGAKFLWRMAKAARKHWCGLTVATQDTADVLSSDLGKAIVSNAATQVLLRQAPQAIDEIADTFNLSGGERQFLLSADRGQGLLSSGTQRVAFQSLASPTENFLVTTDPAELARFADEDPGVTDSGFADAYVDLGPADTADAFDAAALGADAELDSDGVDDAAQVDLDPA, from the coding sequence ATGCCACGTACCAGAAACCACACTACGGCGGCCCGGTCCGGGTCGGCGGGGGCGTTCACCCCGGACGCGCTGTCGGTGGCCGCCCGGCATCTGGAGGTCGGCAACGAGTTCGTCGCCAGCTTCGGTGTCACCGGCTATCCGCAGGAGGTCTACCCCGGCTGGCTCGCCCCGCTGCTGACCTATCCCGCGCGGCTGGATGTCTCGGTGCACGTTCAGCCCGTCGACCCGGCCACGGCCGCCAGCGGCCTGCGCAAGCAACGCGCGAAACTGGAATCGTCCCGCCGCCACAACTCCCGGCATGACCGGCTCGACGACCCGGACCTCGACGCCGCCGCCGAGGACGCCGCCGACCTCTCGCGGCGCATCGCCCGCGGCGACGGGAAACTCTTCAAATTCGGTCTGTACCTGACCGTGCACGCCCCGGACGAGAAGGCGCTCGCCGAGGAAGTCTCGGCGCTGCGGTCGCTGTGCGCGTCGCTGCTGCTCGATGCGAAACCCGCCACCTACCGGGCGCTGCAGGGCTGGGTGTCCACCCTGCCGCTGGGCCTCGATCCGCTGGGGCTGAAGAGGACATTCGACACCGCGGCGGTGTCGGCCGCGTATCCGTTCACCTCGCCGGATCTGCCGCCGACCGACCCGACCACCTCGGCGCCGTCCGGCGTGCTGTACGGCTACAACGTCGGCAGTTCCGGGCTGGTGCATTGGGATCGGTTCGCCTGCGACAACTACAACTCCGTCGTCCTCGGCCGCTCCGGGGCGGGCAAGAGCTATCTCGTCAAACTCGAGACCCTGCGCAGCCTCTACCGCTCCCTCGGTGACGACAAGAGCGACCGGGCCGGGAACGGGGTGCAGGCGTTCGTCGTCGATCCCGAGGACGAGTACGCCCGCCTGGCCTCGCGGGTCGGTGGCACCTACGTCCACCTCGGCGCGGGCGGGGTCCGGCTGAACCCGTTCGACCTGCCCGTGCACACCGACGCCCGCGGGCGCCACACCGCGCCGCAGGACGCCCTCAAGCGGCGCAGCCTGTTCCTGCACACCGTCCTGGCCGTGCTCTTCGGCGCGGAGATCACCGCCGCCGAGCGCGCGGTGCTCGACACCGCGATCACCACCACCTACCACCACGCGGGCATCACCGACGACACCCGGACCTGGACCCGCCCGGCGCCGCTGCTGCGGGACCTGCGCGACGTACTCGCCGTCTCCGGTGGCGGTGGTGACGCGGTAGCCGCCGATCTGGCGGCGCGGTTGCACCCGTTCGTCGACGGCAGTTTCGCTGATCTCTTCGATGGCCCCACCACCGCCACCCCGGACGGGCACCTCGTCGTGTTCTCCCTACGGGACCTGCCCGACGAGCTGTGCGCGATCGGCACCCTGCTCGTGCTCGACGCCGTCTGGCGCCGGGTTTCCAACCCCGCGTTCCGGCGGCCCCGGCTGGTGGTGGTCGACGAAGCATGGTTGCTGATGCAACAACCCGAAGGCGCGAAATTCCTGTGGCGCATGGCGAAGGCCGCCCGCAAGCACTGGTGTGGCCTCACGGTCGCGACCCAGGACACCGCGGACGTGCTCAGCAGCGACCTCGGCAAGGCCATCGTCAGCAACGCCGCCACCCAGGTCTTGTTGCGCCAGGCGCCGCAGGCCATCGACGAGATCGCCGACACCTTCAACCTGTCCGGCGGCGAGCGGCAGTTCTTGCTCTCCGCCGACCGCGGGCAGGGCCTGCTGTCCTCGGGCACCCAGCGGGTGGCGTTCCAGTCGCTCGCCTCGCCCACGGAGAACTTCCTGGTCACCACCGACCCCGCCGAACTCGCCCGGTTCGCCGACGAGGACCCCGGCGTCACCGACAGCGGCTTCGCCGACGCCTACGTCGACCTCGGGCCCGCCGACACCGCCGACGCCTTCGACGCCGCGGCACTGGGCGCCGACGCGGAGCTCGACAGCGACGGGGTCGACGACGCGGCGCAAGTCGACCTCGATCCCGCATGA